Proteins encoded in a region of the Chitinispirillum alkaliphilum genome:
- a CDS encoding glycosyl transferase — protein MKYFQELVRFLPDPEFLFLIGIWLFVFFVAGTSFPYHYDSVNYALAIVENFDIGLHQPHPPGYFFHVLLGKFLHLLINNPFVIQQVQNIIYLCAMLPCWYLIKNRKRFDLLFLGTFPLVLFFPAVPIIHAASLLFATWTALAIHKMEKGEWSPLVLGLIYSLSIGFRQDMVLMLGPVVLYALIRNKCSPKEWGLLFLMGFVVSMLWYIPTTILSNGLDPFQSTNTENFRFYESSSVFLGANLFENIRTSLRFLIYPLGVLGPGGIIGACIALRRIPLKTWIPIFLTTAPIVLYGTVFLLPFSYYYASALGFFATWILLKEGFPRSRKTMVLLSLLNLTFFWFAPGAQYNEWRGTFNERSLIENVGKQLLYSGANNRRLIVNNRDVMSFADSTIGNSCSFYVEKGIFWSRFWVYMSQYHWNNNYKESPLDAEYVMTRSEFAKKNPVAVSGGIRVYKTVQAPSDSTQATDEK, from the coding sequence ATGAAGTATTTTCAAGAGCTCGTAAGATTTTTGCCTGATCCGGAATTTCTCTTTCTTATCGGAATCTGGCTTTTTGTTTTTTTTGTCGCAGGGACATCTTTCCCCTATCATTACGACTCTGTCAATTATGCATTGGCAATCGTAGAAAATTTTGATATCGGACTGCATCAGCCCCATCCGCCGGGATATTTTTTCCATGTCCTGTTGGGCAAGTTTCTGCATCTGTTGATTAACAACCCGTTCGTTATACAACAGGTGCAGAATATAATCTATCTATGCGCTATGCTGCCTTGCTGGTACCTTATCAAAAACAGAAAACGGTTTGATCTGCTGTTTCTTGGTACATTTCCCCTTGTTCTGTTTTTTCCTGCTGTTCCAATCATACATGCTGCATCTCTGCTTTTCGCAACCTGGACAGCGCTTGCCATACACAAAATGGAGAAAGGTGAGTGGTCACCGCTTGTTTTGGGGTTAATCTATTCGCTAAGCATAGGGTTTCGCCAGGATATGGTGCTGATGCTTGGGCCGGTTGTTCTCTATGCTCTTATCCGGAATAAGTGCAGCCCAAAAGAGTGGGGGCTTCTGTTTCTTATGGGATTTGTGGTATCTATGCTGTGGTATATCCCTACCACTATACTAAGCAATGGACTTGATCCGTTTCAATCGACCAATACAGAGAACTTTAGATTTTATGAATCAAGTTCGGTTTTTTTAGGAGCAAACCTGTTTGAGAACATTCGTACATCGCTGAGATTCCTTATTTATCCCCTTGGTGTTCTGGGACCTGGCGGAATTATCGGGGCATGTATCGCACTGAGACGCATTCCGCTTAAAACGTGGATACCCATCTTTTTGACCACCGCACCAATAGTTCTCTATGGAACAGTCTTTCTTCTCCCTTTCTCCTATTACTACGCCTCAGCACTCGGCTTTTTCGCCACCTGGATTCTCCTTAAAGAAGGATTTCCAAGGAGCAGGAAAACAATGGTGTTACTGTCACTGCTAAACCTTACTTTTTTCTGGTTTGCTCCGGGAGCACAGTATAATGAGTGGAGGGGCACGTTTAATGAAAGATCCTTAATTGAAAATGTGGGAAAGCAACTTTTATATTCGGGGGCAAACAACAGAAGACTTATTGTAAACAACAGAGATGTTATGAGTTTTGCAGACAGTACAATTGGAAACAGCTGCTCTTTTTATGTTGAGAAAGGTATTTTCTGGAGCAGGTTCTGGGTTTATATGTCTCAGTATCACTGGAATAATAACTACAAAGAATCCCCCCTCGATGCAGAATACGTAATGACACGATCTGAATTTGCCAAAAAAAATCCGGTTGCCGTCTCAGGGGGCATAAGGGTGTATAAAACGGTTCAGGCCCCATCAGATTCAACACAGGCTACAGATGAAAAATGA
- a CDS encoding S-adenosylmethionine-dependent methyltransferase translates to MKNDTGKQNEYSELSDNYFWFYGHYTLGKLLVKKHSDHTNLRNLLNIGCGPNSLFSSDLNLKVINADYSFEACRLSRKKGNSLHVCCDAQNLPFKENHFEMVTGFEILEHLEYEIPAGKEIHRVLKPDGHFILSVPAYRFLWGSHDEWNNHYRRYTKKDIVAFAENCNLTVGYSTYYKSIYVLPLYILRQFKKRFSRSVTHDFVRVGRTANFLLKSLLFLEASIASVIPLPAGVSFFSVLMKSKRP, encoded by the coding sequence ATGAAAAATGATACTGGAAAACAGAATGAATATTCTGAACTCAGCGATAATTATTTCTGGTTCTATGGTCACTACACACTTGGCAAATTACTTGTCAAAAAACATTCAGACCACACGAATCTCAGGAATTTGTTAAACATCGGCTGTGGTCCAAACTCGCTTTTCTCCAGCGATTTAAATTTAAAGGTCATAAATGCAGATTACTCGTTTGAAGCGTGTAGACTTTCGCGAAAAAAAGGCAACTCACTTCATGTATGCTGTGATGCACAGAATCTGCCTTTCAAGGAAAACCATTTCGAAATGGTAACGGGATTTGAGATCCTTGAACATCTGGAATATGAAATACCTGCAGGCAAAGAGATACACAGGGTTTTAAAACCTGATGGTCACTTCATTTTATCGGTTCCGGCATACCGGTTTCTGTGGGGCAGCCATGATGAGTGGAACAACCATTACAGAAGATACACAAAAAAGGATATAGTTGCCTTTGCAGAAAACTGCAATTTGACAGTCGGATATTCCACCTATTACAAATCTATTTATGTGCTGCCCCTCTACATACTGAGACAATTCAAAAAAAGGTTTTCCCGATCTGTAACCCACGATTTCGTAAGGGTAGGAAGAACTGCTAATTTTCTGCTAAAATCCCTGCTGTTCCTTGAAGCGAGTATAGCCTCAGTGATACCGCTTCCCGCAGGGGTCAGCTTTTTTTCGGTATTAATGAAAAGTAAACGCCCTTAG
- a CDS encoding glycosyl transferase, group 2: protein MEKTKKLISIIIPCLNEEENVQGMYDEICRVWERCVSDYSFEILFIDDCSTDSTFRILEKLSQKDRRVITIRLSKTFGHQKAIFCGMLHARGESAIQLDCDLQDPPSLIPDFIKEWENGNHVVYGIRKRREESFLMQISRKAGYRIVNFLSESNLPVNAGDFRLVDRKIIDCLRVLDDDQSYLRGTIASMGFRQKGIEYDREARHRGTSKYSVWKLCKLALNGVINHSVIPLRLATILGIMVSSVSVMLLIVYAVLWYLGIGNWPRGFATITLLILFSIGLNGIFLGIIGEYIARIYRVLKKNSLIHVQEKIN, encoded by the coding sequence TTGGAAAAAACCAAAAAACTGATCTCAATTATAATACCCTGTCTTAATGAGGAAGAAAACGTACAGGGCATGTATGATGAAATCTGTCGTGTGTGGGAGAGGTGTGTTTCTGATTACAGTTTTGAGATACTTTTTATTGACGATTGCAGCACGGATTCTACTTTCCGGATCCTCGAGAAACTCTCTCAAAAAGACAGACGAGTGATAACAATCAGATTGTCAAAAACATTTGGCCATCAGAAGGCGATCTTTTGCGGTATGCTTCATGCCAGAGGCGAATCAGCAATACAGCTTGATTGTGATCTTCAGGACCCGCCATCCCTTATACCCGACTTTATCAAGGAATGGGAAAATGGCAACCATGTGGTGTATGGCATACGGAAAAGAAGGGAAGAATCTTTTTTGATGCAGATATCACGTAAAGCCGGATACCGGATTGTAAATTTTCTGAGTGAATCTAACCTGCCTGTCAATGCAGGTGATTTTCGTCTGGTTGACAGGAAGATAATTGATTGCCTCAGGGTTCTTGATGATGATCAGTCCTATTTGAGAGGAACGATTGCATCCATGGGTTTCAGGCAAAAAGGAATAGAGTATGACAGGGAAGCCAGACACAGGGGCACAAGCAAATATTCAGTTTGGAAGCTTTGTAAACTGGCACTGAATGGAGTCATAAACCATTCTGTTATACCGTTAAGACTCGCTACTATTCTTGGTATTATGGTTTCCTCCGTTTCAGTTATGTTGCTCATCGTGTATGCGGTTTTGTGGTATCTCGGTATAGGGAACTGGCCCAGAGGTTTTGCAACAATAACCCTGTTAATACTTTTTTCAATTGGTTTGAATGGTATATTTCTTGGAATTATAGGGGAATATATTGCGCGTATCTATAGGGTGCTGAAAAAAAATTCCCTTATACATGTTCAGGAGAAGATAAACTAA
- a CDS encoding Thymidylate kinase, translating into MNLFHRKEKGDSNKPNRLINEKSPYLLQHAHNPVDWYPWGGEAFEKATLENKPIFLSIGYSTCHWCHVMEDESFSDPQVAELINQTFVPVKVDREERPDLDDIYMYVCQVITGGGGWPLTVILTPEKLPFFAATYIPKETTGNFIGLLDLIPQIDNLWSERRDDLMGSAVQFANSLRMFTSSSETAFEDNEVIEEAYTQFKEQYDTRNGGFGDAPKFPSPHILLFLLRYWKKSGNQHSLDMVEKTLQQMRGGGIYDQLGYGFHRYTTDTSWRKPHFEKMLYDQAMLTIAYTEAYQATGKEEYKNTAEEIISYVTSNLTDPQGGFYCAEDADTEGKEGKYYTWSAKESSNVLDSEERDLAFKAYGIKEGGNVEEDMTQEHSGMNILHRNLSVFNLAEEFNIPEEEVRTRLENIRKKLYSVRLQRVRPAKDDKILADWNGLMIAALAKASRVFDNSSYLQAAKKAANFILSSMVKSPENLMYHRFRDGEAAIPGYSDDYAFVIWGLLEIYEADFDVTYFGNALKLNEFMIEHFWDEDEGGFFTSADYGEDLLLKRKESYDDAYPSANSIAFQNQLVIGRITAKPEFDERVAKMKAAFSGDIVRSPALFSFMIMNFMLQRGQEVIIAGNTSSKDTLDMIDNINHRFLPFTITVFKPTDVDSPEIVKYVDFLKDYTAKEGKATAFVCTDHSCKPPVTNVEEVLNFLNAA; encoded by the coding sequence ATGAATCTATTCCACAGAAAAGAGAAGGGTGATTCAAATAAACCGAATCGTTTGATAAATGAAAAAAGCCCATATCTGCTTCAGCACGCTCATAATCCGGTTGACTGGTACCCATGGGGTGGGGAGGCTTTCGAGAAGGCAACTCTGGAAAATAAACCTATTTTCCTCTCGATAGGTTATTCCACATGCCATTGGTGCCATGTCATGGAAGATGAATCTTTCAGTGATCCGCAGGTGGCGGAACTTATAAACCAAACATTTGTTCCCGTTAAGGTGGACCGTGAAGAAAGACCCGATCTTGATGATATCTATATGTATGTTTGCCAGGTGATTACCGGGGGAGGAGGCTGGCCCCTTACTGTCATACTTACTCCTGAGAAGCTTCCCTTTTTTGCAGCAACCTACATACCAAAGGAAACAACGGGCAACTTTATCGGTTTGCTCGATTTGATACCGCAGATTGACAATCTATGGAGTGAGAGAAGAGATGATTTGATGGGGTCGGCAGTGCAGTTTGCAAACTCTCTTCGCATGTTCACTTCATCTTCAGAAACCGCTTTTGAAGACAATGAGGTTATCGAGGAGGCCTACACTCAGTTTAAGGAACAGTATGATACCAGAAACGGAGGGTTTGGGGATGCGCCGAAGTTTCCTTCCCCGCATATACTGCTGTTTCTTTTGAGGTACTGGAAAAAAAGCGGAAATCAGCATTCCCTTGATATGGTGGAGAAAACCCTGCAGCAAATGAGAGGTGGGGGAATCTATGATCAGCTGGGGTATGGTTTTCATCGCTATACAACCGATACATCCTGGAGAAAGCCCCATTTTGAGAAAATGCTCTATGACCAGGCGATGCTTACAATCGCTTACACCGAGGCCTACCAGGCCACAGGCAAAGAGGAGTATAAAAACACTGCAGAGGAGATAATCTCATATGTTACCAGCAATCTGACTGATCCACAGGGAGGTTTCTACTGTGCAGAGGATGCAGACACAGAGGGAAAGGAAGGAAAATACTACACCTGGTCTGCAAAAGAGTCTTCAAATGTTCTTGACTCAGAAGAGAGGGATCTGGCATTCAAAGCATATGGGATAAAGGAGGGTGGAAATGTAGAAGAGGATATGACCCAGGAACATAGTGGGATGAATATTCTTCACAGAAATCTCTCAGTCTTTAACCTTGCAGAGGAATTCAATATCCCTGAGGAGGAGGTCAGGACAAGGCTTGAGAATATCAGGAAAAAACTGTACTCGGTACGGCTTCAGCGGGTAAGACCGGCAAAGGATGATAAAATCCTGGCTGATTGGAACGGGCTTATGATAGCAGCATTGGCTAAAGCATCAAGAGTGTTTGACAACAGCTCCTATCTTCAGGCTGCGAAAAAGGCTGCAAACTTTATATTGAGTAGTATGGTGAAATCGCCTGAAAATCTGATGTATCACAGATTCAGAGATGGAGAAGCGGCCATTCCGGGATACTCCGATGACTATGCGTTTGTAATCTGGGGTTTGCTTGAAATCTATGAGGCTGATTTCGATGTAACCTATTTCGGAAATGCTCTTAAGCTTAACGAATTTATGATTGAACATTTCTGGGATGAAGATGAAGGTGGTTTTTTCACCAGTGCAGATTATGGTGAAGATCTGTTGTTGAAACGGAAAGAGAGTTATGATGATGCCTATCCGTCTGCTAACTCTATTGCTTTCCAAAATCAGCTGGTAATAGGAAGAATCACTGCCAAGCCGGAATTTGATGAAAGAGTGGCGAAAATGAAAGCTGCCTTTTCGGGGGACATCGTAAGAAGTCCCGCACTTTTCTCCTTTATGATCATGAATTTCATGCTTCAGAGAGGACAGGAGGTGATTATTGCAGGAAACACCTCTTCAAAAGACACTCTGGATATGATTGACAACATCAACCACAGATTTCTGCCCTTCACTATCACCGTATTTAAACCTACAGATGTGGATTCGCCGGAAATCGTAAAGTATGTGGACTTTCTTAAAGATTATACTGCAAAGGAGGGAAAGGCAACTGCTTTTGTCTGTACCGACCACTCCTGCAAACCACCGGTTACCAATGTGGAGGAGGTACTGAATTTTCTTAACGCTGCATGA
- a CDS encoding Glycogen synthase, whose amino-acid sequence MGKRLKILFVISEMDPYAKVGGLGDVASSLPKALRGMGHDVRVVIPRYGFIDLDHHKAKQFFQSMGVWMGDREEWCSVYKAQSADNVPVYMIEHGLYFHREGLYHDNSMNDYDDNPRRFAFFTRAALQLAKDMNFKPDVVHANDWQTSLASGYLKIWHWNDPVLGNAASLLTLHNVAYQGIYPKVHYEYAGLGWQNFTEDKFESYGKLNMLKGGIHYADLVTAVSPTFASEITAPGGGFGLAPYLCNKGENFTGIVNGIDYQIWNPQNDPLIPANYSVEDLRGKGECKKRLQKAFDLKVDKKVAVIGAIGRFVDQKGFHLIAGAIERILQDMHVQFVILGSGEGELQEFFGNLPARYSGKAGSYIGYDNERSHLIEAGCDFFLMPSLFEPCGLNQMYSMRYGTLPIVRATGGLNDTVENYDEKSGEGTGFKFYETSPDALYYTVGWAVSTYYDRPKHILSMIRRGMGKDFSWQKSASKYVEAYEKAMENKKAFNTASTYYR is encoded by the coding sequence ATGGGCAAGCGCTTAAAGATACTTTTTGTGATTTCTGAAATGGACCCTTACGCCAAAGTGGGTGGGCTTGGAGATGTGGCATCTTCGCTTCCAAAAGCTCTCAGGGGTATGGGGCATGATGTGAGGGTTGTCATTCCAAGATATGGATTCATCGATCTGGATCATCATAAGGCGAAACAGTTTTTTCAAAGCATGGGTGTATGGATGGGGGACAGGGAGGAGTGGTGCAGTGTATATAAGGCCCAGTCTGCAGATAACGTTCCGGTTTATATGATTGAGCATGGTTTGTACTTTCACAGGGAAGGACTTTATCATGATAATTCGATGAACGATTATGATGATAATCCCCGTCGTTTTGCTTTTTTCACACGAGCCGCTCTTCAGCTTGCAAAAGATATGAACTTTAAGCCCGATGTGGTCCATGCAAATGACTGGCAGACCTCACTTGCATCGGGCTATCTAAAGATCTGGCATTGGAATGATCCGGTTCTTGGCAATGCTGCTTCACTTCTAACTCTTCACAATGTGGCATATCAGGGAATTTACCCAAAGGTACATTATGAATATGCCGGTCTTGGCTGGCAGAATTTCACAGAAGATAAGTTTGAGTCGTATGGGAAGTTAAATATGCTCAAGGGCGGAATTCATTACGCTGATCTTGTAACTGCGGTGAGCCCGACCTTTGCAAGTGAGATTACAGCTCCGGGAGGCGGTTTTGGACTTGCACCCTATTTGTGTAATAAGGGAGAAAATTTCACCGGAATTGTAAACGGTATCGATTACCAAATCTGGAATCCTCAAAATGATCCTTTGATTCCTGCCAACTATTCAGTTGAAGATCTAAGGGGTAAAGGGGAGTGCAAAAAGCGACTTCAGAAAGCCTTCGATCTGAAGGTGGATAAAAAAGTTGCGGTGATTGGTGCCATTGGGCGTTTTGTGGATCAGAAGGGTTTTCATCTCATCGCAGGGGCTATTGAGAGAATTCTTCAGGATATGCATGTGCAGTTTGTGATCCTGGGCAGTGGGGAAGGGGAGCTGCAGGAATTTTTCGGGAATCTGCCTGCGCGGTATAGCGGTAAAGCCGGTTCATACATCGGATATGACAACGAGAGGTCACATCTCATAGAGGCAGGATGCGACTTTTTTCTGATGCCCTCACTTTTCGAACCCTGCGGTCTCAATCAAATGTATTCAATGAGATATGGAACACTACCGATAGTAAGAGCCACGGGTGGTCTCAATGACACAGTTGAGAACTACGATGAAAAGAGTGGTGAGGGAACGGGATTTAAGTTTTACGAAACGAGTCCTGATGCGCTTTACTATACTGTCGGCTGGGCGGTTTCGACCTATTATGACAGGCCCAAGCATATACTTTCGATGATCAGGCGGGGAATGGGCAAAGACTTTTCCTGGCAAAAAAGCGCCTCAAAGTATGTCGAGGCTTATGAGAAGGCCATGGAAAACAAAAAAGCTTTCAACACCGCAAGCACTTATTACCGGTGA
- a CDS encoding glycogen branching enzyme gives MKPLPASKKVEPVQGGVSLLTDYDIYLFKQGNHFRLFDKLGAHVMSVDNVEGTFFAVWAPNAKYVSLVGDFNQWDTKTHPLSLRWDGSGIWEGFVPGLAEKTLYKFHVKSGVNTYSANRGDPFAVRWEQPPSTSPIVWNLDYKWNDELWMKERKKVNSLNGPMSIYELHPGSWKHKSDEPDSWLSYREIAPELANYVKKMGFTHVEFLPIMEHPFYGSWGYQTTGYFAPTSRYGTPQDFMYLIDYLHQEGIGVILDWVPSHFPGDEHGLAYYDGTHVYEHSDPKKGFHPDWKSYIFNYGRHEVQAFLMSSAMFWLEKYHIDGIRVDAVASMLYLDYSRNEGEWIPNEHGGRENLEAIAFLKRFNEEVYKAYPDVQTIAEESTAWPMVSRPTYVGGLGFGMKWNMGWMHDTLEYMSKEAIYRKYHHSELTFSMLYAFSENYVLPLSHDEVVHGKGSLVNKMPGDDWQKLANLRLLLSYQFCHPGKKLLFQGSEFAQWGEWNHDESLDWDLTNWERHIGVQDMVSDLNRIYKEYPAMHYYDFDPKGFQWINLNDWEQSIIGFIRKGKEPSEYVLVMCNYTPVPRENYRVGVPLKGFWKEIFNSDAKEYGGSGIGNSGGVHTEEDPWHGEDYSVMMTLPPLATSIFKIENGKIAEEEKEETQEVKEAL, from the coding sequence ATGAAACCTTTACCAGCTTCAAAGAAAGTTGAACCAGTTCAGGGCGGAGTTTCGCTTCTGACAGATTATGACATCTATCTCTTTAAGCAAGGTAATCACTTCAGGCTTTTCGATAAGCTCGGTGCTCATGTTATGAGCGTTGATAATGTTGAGGGCACTTTTTTTGCCGTCTGGGCTCCCAATGCAAAATATGTGTCATTGGTAGGTGATTTCAACCAGTGGGACACCAAAACTCACCCTCTTAGTTTACGTTGGGATGGGTCGGGGATTTGGGAAGGGTTCGTACCGGGATTGGCCGAGAAAACCCTCTATAAGTTTCATGTGAAGTCTGGCGTTAACACCTACAGTGCTAATCGGGGTGATCCTTTTGCCGTGCGCTGGGAACAACCACCAAGCACTTCTCCTATTGTGTGGAACCTTGATTACAAGTGGAATGATGAGTTGTGGATGAAAGAGCGTAAGAAGGTAAACAGCCTCAATGGTCCTATGTCCATTTATGAGTTGCATCCGGGATCATGGAAGCACAAATCGGATGAACCTGACAGCTGGCTCTCCTACAGGGAGATTGCGCCCGAGCTTGCAAATTATGTAAAAAAGATGGGTTTCACTCATGTAGAGTTCCTTCCAATTATGGAACACCCTTTTTACGGTTCATGGGGATATCAGACAACCGGATACTTTGCACCAACCAGCAGATATGGAACACCTCAGGATTTTATGTACCTCATAGACTACCTTCATCAGGAGGGTATCGGGGTGATACTTGACTGGGTACCCTCACATTTTCCCGGGGATGAGCATGGTCTGGCATACTATGACGGAACCCATGTGTATGAACACTCCGATCCCAAAAAAGGGTTTCACCCTGACTGGAAGAGCTACATTTTCAATTATGGCAGACATGAGGTGCAGGCATTCCTTATGAGCAGCGCAATGTTTTGGCTTGAGAAATACCACATAGATGGTATCAGGGTAGATGCTGTGGCTTCTATGCTTTATCTGGACTATTCGCGAAATGAAGGGGAATGGATTCCAAATGAGCATGGAGGAAGGGAAAATCTGGAAGCGATTGCGTTTCTTAAAAGATTCAATGAAGAGGTATACAAGGCATATCCCGATGTGCAGACTATTGCAGAGGAGTCAACTGCATGGCCAATGGTCTCAAGGCCTACTTATGTGGGTGGTTTGGGATTTGGGATGAAATGGAATATGGGATGGATGCATGATACTCTGGAGTACATGAGTAAGGAAGCTATTTATCGCAAATACCATCACAGCGAACTGACCTTCAGTATGCTTTATGCATTTTCGGAAAACTATGTACTTCCGCTCTCGCATGACGAAGTTGTACATGGGAAAGGGTCTTTGGTAAATAAAATGCCGGGGGATGACTGGCAGAAACTTGCAAACCTGCGGCTTCTTTTAAGTTATCAGTTCTGTCATCCAGGTAAGAAGCTTCTTTTCCAGGGTTCAGAATTCGCTCAGTGGGGTGAGTGGAACCACGATGAAAGTCTGGATTGGGATCTTACGAACTGGGAGCGCCACATCGGTGTACAGGACATGGTCAGTGACCTTAACAGAATTTATAAAGAGTACCCGGCAATGCATTACTACGATTTTGATCCCAAGGGGTTTCAGTGGATCAATCTCAATGACTGGGAACAAAGTATCATCGGGTTTATCCGAAAAGGAAAAGAACCTTCTGAATATGTTCTGGTGATGTGTAATTATACGCCCGTACCGAGGGAAAACTACAGAGTAGGCGTTCCCCTCAAAGGGTTCTGGAAAGAGATTTTCAACAGCGATGCCAAAGAGTATGGGGGTAGTGGAATCGGAAACAGCGGAGGAGTACATACAGAGGAGGATCCCTGGCATGGGGAGGATTACTCTGTGATGATGACACTTCCACCTTTGGCGACTTCCATTTTCAAAATAGAAAACGGCAAAATAGCTGAAGAAGAAAAAGAGGAAACTCAGGAAGTAAAAGAGGCTCTTTAA
- a CDS encoding Phosphoribosyl transferase domain protein produces MKDRYRDRKEAGEKLSEYLDHYIGAPDLLVLALPRGGIVVAQEIAQALKARLDVFLVRKLGAPGEPELAMGAVAEGGIVELNNSVVDFLSISKEDIEKTAESELSMLRQRQHVYRGKNPQIPIAGKSVIIVDDGLATGATMKVALKAVKKQNPERVAVAVPVGAPATVREIRVEADDMICPLQPDHFMAVGVWYENFDQVSDDEVTAILQKYRESSG; encoded by the coding sequence ATGAAAGATCGTTACAGGGACAGAAAAGAGGCGGGAGAGAAGTTATCAGAGTATCTCGATCATTATATCGGCGCCCCCGACCTTTTGGTGCTTGCTCTTCCCAGGGGAGGAATAGTAGTAGCCCAGGAAATAGCACAGGCGCTCAAGGCCCGGCTTGATGTTTTCCTTGTTCGTAAGCTTGGAGCCCCCGGAGAGCCCGAGCTTGCAATGGGTGCAGTTGCGGAAGGTGGTATTGTTGAGTTGAACAATTCTGTAGTGGATTTTCTCTCCATTTCCAAAGAGGATATAGAAAAGACGGCCGAATCAGAGCTCTCTATGCTTCGTCAAAGGCAGCATGTCTACAGGGGAAAAAATCCCCAGATCCCTATAGCGGGGAAGAGTGTAATAATAGTAGATGATGGTCTTGCCACGGGTGCTACAATGAAGGTGGCGCTCAAGGCGGTAAAAAAACAAAATCCTGAAAGGGTGGCTGTTGCCGTACCTGTTGGTGCCCCGGCCACTGTCAGAGAGATAAGGGTGGAAGCCGACGATATGATTTGTCCTCTGCAACCAGACCATTTCATGGCTGTAGGGGTATGGTACGAAAATTTCGACCAGGTCAGCGACGACGAGGTGACAGCCATTCTTCAGAAATACAGGGAGAGTTCAGGGTAA
- a CDS encoding 4-alpha-glucanotransferase (amylomaltase): protein MKKRNCGVLLHLTSLPSKYGCGDFGQPAFSFIKTLSQSAQNFWQLLPLNPLLALNSFSPYSSFSSNAISSLFLSPENLYELQLADRNDLTPFNTNSPQTNYQRVSLFKDHLLEKAWKRMERKLPSHTGFTLFCEKNRYWLDDYALFIALKISNNHAPWYEWPQPLKLRNPKALQSAKLRYEEIIQKTKFTQFLLDSQLENLREFAHSHNVHLIGDLPFYQNCDSVEAWTQPFCFKLNENLTPAFLSGMPPDIYSPLGQRWRNPVYNWDQLKRCNYKIWKNRLRRMFSLYDMIRLDHFRGFVSYWQIDATLGDARKGTWVDVDTDHFLGEMARHFPTFPVFVEDLGASNAKVREVVSSFNLPGSRVLQFGFDPFSPNNIHLPHNYPHNCVASTSTHDTNTIIGWFRAADTEQKNKVLDYVGESHSLKGLHTKLIRSVMISQADTVIIPFQDILGLGEEGRINHPGSGSNNWSWRYSAERIEHSVFKDIARMSEIYDRV from the coding sequence TTGAAAAAAAGAAACTGCGGTGTTCTTCTTCACCTGACCTCGCTTCCTTCAAAGTATGGATGCGGAGATTTCGGCCAACCCGCTTTCAGCTTCATTAAAACACTATCCCAATCTGCACAGAACTTCTGGCAGCTTCTCCCCCTAAATCCTCTCCTGGCTCTAAACTCCTTCTCTCCCTATAGCAGCTTCTCCTCAAATGCTATCAGCTCACTGTTCCTCAGCCCCGAAAACCTCTACGAACTCCAATTGGCCGACCGTAACGATCTTACCCCTTTCAATACTAACTCCCCACAAACAAATTACCAAAGAGTGTCTCTTTTCAAAGACCACCTCTTAGAAAAAGCCTGGAAAAGGATGGAGAGAAAACTACCCTCCCACACCGGTTTCACCCTTTTCTGTGAAAAAAACCGATACTGGCTCGATGACTATGCTCTTTTTATCGCCCTGAAAATTTCAAACAATCATGCTCCCTGGTACGAGTGGCCCCAACCTCTCAAACTCCGGAACCCCAAAGCCCTCCAGAGTGCAAAACTCCGCTATGAGGAAATAATCCAAAAAACAAAATTCACTCAGTTTCTGCTCGATTCCCAACTTGAAAATCTAAGGGAATTCGCCCACTCCCATAATGTACATCTTATAGGCGACTTACCCTTTTATCAGAACTGCGACAGTGTGGAGGCCTGGACCCAACCGTTCTGCTTCAAACTGAATGAAAATCTTACCCCCGCCTTTCTCTCAGGAATGCCTCCTGATATATACAGTCCCCTGGGACAACGATGGCGCAACCCGGTCTATAACTGGGATCAGCTTAAGAGATGCAATTACAAAATCTGGAAAAACAGGCTCAGAAGAATGTTTTCCCTCTACGATATGATAAGACTGGATCACTTCAGGGGTTTTGTTTCATACTGGCAGATTGATGCAACCCTGGGTGATGCAAGAAAAGGGACATGGGTAGATGTGGACACAGACCACTTTTTGGGTGAGATGGCCAGACATTTCCCTACTTTTCCCGTGTTTGTAGAAGACCTTGGTGCAAGTAACGCAAAGGTCAGAGAAGTTGTTTCATCATTCAACCTGCCTGGCAGCAGAGTTCTTCAGTTTGGATTTGACCCTTTCTCTCCCAATAATATCCACCTCCCCCACAACTATCCCCATAACTGCGTGGCATCCACTTCAACCCATGACACAAACACGATAATAGGCTGGTTCAGGGCAGCCGATACAGAGCAGAAAAATAAAGTTTTGGACTATGTAGGAGAATCCCACTCCTTAAAGGGGCTCCACACCAAACTGATACGTTCGGTTATGATTTCTCAGGCAGATACGGTCATTATTCCTTTTCAGGATATTTTGGGTCTGGGGGAGGAGGGACGGATAAACCACCCCGGTTCAGGCAGTAACAACTGGAGCTGGAGATACAGTGCAGAGCGAATTGAGCACTCTGTTTTTAAAGACATAGCCCGAATGAGTGAGATTTACGACAGGGTCTGA